The following is a genomic window from Actinomycetota bacterium.
ACGGCGAGGCCGTTCGCTCGATCGCTCAGGACAAGGGCGCGACCGCCGCCGACGCCGAGGCCGCCTGCGAGGCAGCCAAGGCCGCCGCCGCAGCCGCCAGCGAGACGCACGGCAAGCCTGCTACGGCAGGTTCCGGCGCCGGCAAACCCGCTTCGGCCGCCTCCAGGGCACCGAAGCCCGCCAAGCCGGAGAAGGCTCCCAAGCCCGCACCGGCCCCGGCCACCCAGACCGAGGAAGCGCCGCCCGCAGGCCAGGGACCCCCCGAAGACCAGGGACCCCCCGAAGACCAGGGACCCCCCGAAGACCAGGGCCCGCCCGCCGACGCCGGGAACTCGCACAAGCCTTAGCGCCACCCAGCGGGCCACCTTTGTACCGAAGCGTGTGCCCGACCGCGTTTGTGTCCGAAAGTCGTGCGTCTGCTGCCAGCGTTCACGGTGCAGCTTCGCGTTCTGCTGCTCAGGTGCGACCATTGATGCATGGCCGCTCGCTTCGTTCGCTTCGGGATCGTCGCCGTCGTCGTAGCGGCCCTGCTGGGACCGCTGGCCTCGAACGGTCTCGCACAGAACGACCCCGCCGCCACCATCGATCTCGTCGAGGTCACGGGCGTCATAGACCAGCCCACCGCCGACTACCTCCAGGCGCGCCTGCAGGGCGCTCAGGACGATGGCGTGCAGGCCATCGTCATCCAGCTCGACACCCCCGGCGGCCTCGACGTGGCGATGCGCGAGATCACCGAGGAGATGCTGAACTCCAGCGTCCCGGTGATCGTGTGGGTCGCGCCGCGCGGCGCTAGGGCGGCATCGGCCGGAACCTTCATCGCCTACGCCGCCCACCTCGCCTACATGGCCGAGGCCACGGAGATCGGCGCCGCAACGCCGGTCAACCTCGGAGGCGGAGACACCCTCGACTCGAAGGTGACGAGCGACGCGGCTGCCTACATCAGAGCCCTCGCCCAGGCCAACGAGCGCAACGCGGAGTGGGCCGAGCAAGCGGTAACCGAAGCGGCTTCGCTCAGCGCGGATGAAGCCGTGGACATCGGGGTGGTCAATGGATCCGCGTCGTCGCTGGGCGATCTCCTCCGGATCCTGGACGGGGAGGAGGTCGAAGCCGCGGACGCAGGAACCGTCACGCTCGAGACGTGGGACGAGGCCGCGGGCACCCCGACCGTGACGATCCGCTTCCAGGAGATGAACCTGGTGCAGCGCCTCCTCCACGCGGTGACCCGGCCCGACGTCGCGTTCCTGCTCTTGTTGGTGGGGATGTTCGGCCTGATCTTCGAGCTCTACAACCCCGGCATCGGCCTCGCCGGGATCATCGGCGCGGTCTGCCTCCTGTTGGGGTTCTACGCGCTCAGCGTGCTGCCGACGAACTGGGTCGGCGTCCTGCTCGTCGTGCTCGCCGTCGTCTTCTTCTTGGTCGACGTGCACACCGCGGGACTCGGCGTGTGGACGGTGGGAGGCGTCGCCGCGCTCATCACGGGCGCCCTGTTGCTGTTCTCGGACGCGGCCCCGGCGCTGAGGCTCGACCTCTGGGTCATCGGGGCCGCGCTTTTCGGAACGCTGGTCTTCTTCATCTCCGTCATGACGGCGGCGCTGCGCGTGCGCTTGCGGCGCCCGATCACGGGCCAGGAGGGCATCATCGGCCAGATCGCCGAAGCTCGAACCGACATCGCGCCGGAGGGCACGGTGTTCACCAACGGCACGCTGTGGCGGGCGCGCACGATGGAGACCGGGATCGCCGCGGGCTCCAAGGTCGAGGTGAAAGCGACGGAGGGACTCGTGTTACTGGTTGAGCCGCTTCACGAACACGCACAGTCGTCTGACTAGGAGGAAGAGATGGAGCTGCTGGTTCTGATCGGGATCGTGTTCGTGATCATCGTGTTGGCCTCTTCGATCCGCATCGTTCAGGAGTACGAGAAGGGCGTCATCTTCCGCATCGGTCGCGTCATCGGTGCAAAGGGGCCGGGCCTGTTCTTCGTGATCCCGATCATCGACCGGATGGTGAAAGCGAACCTGCAGACGGTGACACTGGACATCCCGCCCCAAGACGTCATCACGAAGGACAACGTCACCGTGCGCGTTAACGCGGTGTGCTACTTCAGGGTCTTCGACGCGGTCAAAGCGGTCGTCGAGGTGCAGAACTATCTGTACGCGACGTCGCAGATCGCGCAGACGACCTTGCGCGCGGTGCTTTCCAAGGTCGATCTCGACCAGATCCTGACCGAGCGGGACGAGCTCAACATCGAGATCCAGCGCATCATCGACGACGTGTCGGATCCGTGGGGAATCAAGGTCGAGCGCGTCGAGATCAAAGACGTCGACCTACCGCAGGAGATGCAGCGCGCGATGGCCAAGCAGGCCGAGGCCGAGCGGGAGCGACGCTCGAAGATCATCGCCGCTGAGGGTGAGTTCCAAGCCTCTGAGAAGTTGGCGCAGGCCGCAGAGGTCATCTCTCGCCACCCGATCGCCTACCAGCTGAGATACCTGCAGACCGTCACCGATGTCTCGGCCGAGAAGAACTCGACGCTCGTGATCCCGATCCCGATCGAGCTGCTGGCCCCCTTCAAAGCAGCCTTCGGCGAAGACGCGAGCACCTTCACCACGCCCACCTAACCCGCCGCTGTGGCTTCGGCCACGCTCGCTCGGTGGTCGCGCGTTGTTTGTGTTGGACGTGGCTCCCGATGAGCGGCATGCGGTAGCCGCGACTTACATCCCAAAGAAGGCGAGGATCGTGGGCGCGGCGAGGTGGTGGTTTGAGGGGCTAGGCGCGGCGCAGGGTGAAGAGGTTCGTCTTCTGCGTGTAGCCGTTCTCTTCGACCCGGGCGCAGGTGGTGTCCGCGGCCACCTTCCACGCGTAGGCGTCGGCCATGGCCTTGCCCGGCGGCGTGTAGTCCTTGATCTTGATCTTGACCTGGGCTTTGCCCTCGGCGTTCGTCACGGCGTGACCGAACAGGAAGACGTCGCCGATCCGGAGCCCGATGCCGACATTGGCGCCCTCGGCGGGGAACGACTGCGGAGGCTCTTGCTCGATGCCCCCACCCACGGGATCCTCGTGCGCCGGCCGCGTCACTAGCACGTTGACCTTCGCGACGTCGCCGATCCTGTAGCTCGGCTTGTCCGCCCTGACCTCCAGGTGGTAGGTGCGCAGCCCGACGACCTCCAGATTGCCGCTGCGCATCTTGGCCCGGACATCGCCGGAAGAGCAGGCGCCGGCGGGCGAAACCGGAGCGAGCGCGAGCGCACCGGCCACGAGGGCCGTTGCTGCGATCAGGCTCGTCCGTCTACGCATGACGTTCAGTATCCCCGTTTCAGTGCTCGTCGTGTCCGCCGAATTCGAACAGGTCCATCGGGTTGTGCGGGGCGTTCACGATCGGGAGGACGAGGCGGGTCTTACCCTGCTCCCAGTGGACCCGGACCTTCGTGCAAGCGACGCTGGTGCAGGGGTACGGCTTCGGAAGCGCCCACTCGTTGATCTCGGTCTGGATCTGCAGACCGATGTAGTGGCCCTTCTTGAAGACGTAGTCGGTCGGCTTCTCCACCACCGTCATGCCGAAGGGGACGCCCGGCTTGATCGGGACCTGCTTGTCGAGCCCGTTGCGGTAGCGGGAGTCTAGGAAGCCGCGGGTGATCGCCTGAGTGGAGCGCGGCAGACACGTCGGGTCCGTGTTGTGCTGGTTGGCCACCTGCGTGTGACACGCCGGGTCGATGTCGACGATCGACGGCGTCATCGT
Proteins encoded in this region:
- a CDS encoding nodulation protein NfeD, which encodes MAARFVRFGIVAVVVAALLGPLASNGLAQNDPAATIDLVEVTGVIDQPTADYLQARLQGAQDDGVQAIVIQLDTPGGLDVAMREITEEMLNSSVPVIVWVAPRGARAASAGTFIAYAAHLAYMAEATEIGAATPVNLGGGDTLDSKVTSDAAAYIRALAQANERNAEWAEQAVTEAASLSADEAVDIGVVNGSASSLGDLLRILDGEEVEAADAGTVTLETWDEAAGTPTVTIRFQEMNLVQRLLHAVTRPDVAFLLLLVGMFGLIFELYNPGIGLAGIIGAVCLLLGFYALSVLPTNWVGVLLVVLAVVFFLVDVHTAGLGVWTVGGVAALITGALLLFSDAAPALRLDLWVIGAALFGTLVFFISVMTAALRVRLRRPITGQEGIIGQIAEARTDIAPEGTVFTNGTLWRARTMETGIAAGSKVEVKATEGLVLLVEPLHEHAQSSD
- a CDS encoding slipin family protein is translated as MELLVLIGIVFVIIVLASSIRIVQEYEKGVIFRIGRVIGAKGPGLFFVIPIIDRMVKANLQTVTLDIPPQDVITKDNVTVRVNAVCYFRVFDAVKAVVEVQNYLYATSQIAQTTLRAVLSKVDLDQILTERDELNIEIQRIIDDVSDPWGIKVERVEIKDVDLPQEMQRAMAKQAEAERERRSKIIAAEGEFQASEKLAQAAEVISRHPIAYQLRYLQTVTDVSAEKNSTLVIPIPIELLAPFKAAFGEDASTFTTPT